A single region of the Micropterus dolomieu isolate WLL.071019.BEF.003 ecotype Adirondacks linkage group LG18, ASM2129224v1, whole genome shotgun sequence genome encodes:
- the mfap2 gene encoding microfibrillar-associated protein 2 isoform X1: MRVLLLICMPVLLLAQAQYQEPFPFFEDYGPDYFPESPESDHSESLPGTYQQQVRLEPVVRPEKSGSDLETEPTEPGPLDCREEQYPCTRLYSVHKPCKQCLNSLCFYSLRRVYVINKEVCVRTVCAHEELLRADLCRDQFSRCGVAALSGQCSSLGGSCGKSCGGC, encoded by the exons ATGAGAGTCCTCCTACTAATCTGCATGCCAG TACTGCTGCTCGCCCAGGCCCAGTACCAGGAACCCTTTCCTTTTTTTG AGGACTATGGCCCAGATTATTTTCCAG AGAGTCCAGAGTCTGATCATTCTGAATCTCTTCCTGGAACCTACCAGCAGCAGGTTCGGCTGGAGCCAGTGGTCCGTCCAGAAAAATCAG GGTCCGATTTGGAGACAGAGCCCACAGAGCCTGGCCCTCTTG ATTGCAGAGAGGAGCAGTATCCCTGCACTAGACTCTACTCTGTTCACAAGCCATGCAAGCAGTGCCTGAACAGCCTGTGCTTCTACAG TTTGCGACGGGTGTACGTCATCAACAAAGAGGTTTGCGTGAGGACTGTGTGCGCACATGAAGAGCTGCTCAGAG CGGACCTGTGTCGCGACCAGTTCTCTCGCTGTGGCGTGGCAGCGCTGAGCGGCCAGTGTTCATCACTAGGAGGAAGCTGCGGGAAGAGCTGTGGCGGCTGCTGA
- the mfap2 gene encoding microfibrillar-associated protein 2 isoform X2, which yields MKSCITPSQTVHLVQFWRAEDYGPDYFPESPESDHSESLPGTYQQQVRLEPVVRPEKSGSDLETEPTEPGPLDCREEQYPCTRLYSVHKPCKQCLNSLCFYSLRRVYVINKEVCVRTVCAHEELLRADLCRDQFSRCGVAALSGQCSSLGGSCGKSCGGC from the exons ATGAAGTCATGCATTACACCCTCGCAAACTGTTCATTTGGTTCAGTTTTGGCGTGCAG AGGACTATGGCCCAGATTATTTTCCAG AGAGTCCAGAGTCTGATCATTCTGAATCTCTTCCTGGAACCTACCAGCAGCAGGTTCGGCTGGAGCCAGTGGTCCGTCCAGAAAAATCAG GGTCCGATTTGGAGACAGAGCCCACAGAGCCTGGCCCTCTTG ATTGCAGAGAGGAGCAGTATCCCTGCACTAGACTCTACTCTGTTCACAAGCCATGCAAGCAGTGCCTGAACAGCCTGTGCTTCTACAG TTTGCGACGGGTGTACGTCATCAACAAAGAGGTTTGCGTGAGGACTGTGTGCGCACATGAAGAGCTGCTCAGAG CGGACCTGTGTCGCGACCAGTTCTCTCGCTGTGGCGTGGCAGCGCTGAGCGGCCAGTGTTCATCACTAGGAGGAAGCTGCGGGAAGAGCTGTGGCGGCTGCTGA